The Primulina eburnea isolate SZY01 chromosome 8, ASM2296580v1, whole genome shotgun sequence genome contains a region encoding:
- the LOC140838216 gene encoding nuclear pore complex protein NUP58-like isoform X2, whose translation MAFLFTPQPQQQQQQQSPFQSPFNQPNPLQQTTASQPQQQPQSPFQFQLQQQPQSPFQFQLQQSQTPPQLQQPHPQQPQTQQQFYLLTNDKAPATYSTKWAELHPDSQKVLHQIEERILGYRDESQRLDQCSRLYDSSISNNGFENEASSIMQELGGISVAIDRQKAILQKLMTVVKDMLRNTEGAVRSFMILLPRFLHQNKTAAAGASAPSQTLGAMTTQTSSGHAAANNLLPVLDFYSGVPKKPSPFLHQTVARFEKYISECRQWIEELEQLLFLDGKNSCNPSSSLLQSLPKVLANVHDYFVHVAAKVESIHQHIESMKTAYLADQRRRGDGNNPFLEADRRETAKQEAASRRIHPTLHLPAVSNPTAQATGPLNNSAAPVSSMTTSAPAAVYASSGSASSLFSTPSIATSSPSLFSTPTSSAPVLSLLGTTASPQSSPFSSLSASSSAFPISTPLFSSTPASGVSTFSTPFATGAATGSGASFGTLSKARAKSRTGRR comes from the exons ATGGCATTCTTGTTCACTCCACAGccacagcagcagcagcagcagcaatcCCCTTTCCAGTCTCCGTTCAACCAACCCAATCCTTTGCAACAGACTACCGCATCGCAACCCCAACAGCAGCCTCAATCCCCGTTCCAGTTTCAACTCCAACAGCAGCCTCAATCCCCGTTCCAGTTTCAACTCCAACAGTCACAAACGCCCCCGCAGCTCCAGCAACCGCACCCTCAGCAACCTCAGACACAGCAGCAGTTTTATCTTCTAACTAATGATAAAGCTCCTGCAACTTACAGTACCAAATGGGCGGAGCTCCATCCCGACTCTCAAAAAGTTCTCCATCAAATTGA GGAGAGAATTTTGGGATACAGAGATGAGAGTCAGCGACTGGATCAGTGTAGCCGGCTCTATGATTCATCCATTTCCAACAACGGGTTTGAGAACGAGGCCAGCTCTATCATGCAG GAACTCGGAGGAATTAGTGTAGCTATAGATAGACAGAAGGCAATTCTACAAAAGCTAATGACTGTTGTCAAAGATATGCTACGAAACACAGAAGGAGCTGTCCGTTCCTTTATGATTTTACTGCCGAGATTTCTTCACCAAAATAAAACGGCTGCTGCAGGTGCTTCTGCACCATCCCAAACTTTAGGAGCAATGACCACACAAACTTCAAGTGGTCATGCTGCGGCAAATAATTTACTGCCAGTACTTGATTTCTACAGTGGTGTACCAAAGAAGCCATCTCCCTTCTTGCACCAAACTGTTGCCAGATTTGAGAAGTATATATCGGAGTGTCGTCAATGGATCGAAGAGTTGGAGCAGTTGCTTTTTTTAGATGGAAAGAACTCTTGCAATCCAAGTTCTTCGCTGTTACAATCCCTGCCTAAAGTCTTGGCAAATGTACATGACTATTTTGTTCATGTTGCAGCAAAG GTTGAAAGTATTCATCAGCATATTGAATCCATGAAAACCGCATATCTTGCTGACCAGCGCCGTCGAGGGGATGGCAACAATCCATTTCTCGAGGCTGATCGACGAGAAACAGCTAAACAGGAGGCTGCCTCTCGAAGGATACACCCAACTCTTCACTTACCTGCAGTTTCAAACCCAACTGCTCAAGCTACTGGACCATTAAACAACTCAGCTGCACCTGTCTCATCAATGACAACCAGTGCTCCTGCTGCTGTATATGCTTCGAGTGGAAGTGCATCCTCACTCTTTTCTACTCCATCCATTGCCACATCATCTCCTTCTCTATTCTCCACTCCCACATCTTCTGCTCCAGTTTTGTCTTTGTTAGGAACCACAGCTTCCCCCCAGTCATCACCATTTAGTTCCTTATCTGCGTCATCCTCAGcatttcccatttccactcccTTGTTTAGTTCAACCCCAGCTTCTGGAGTCTCAACGTTTTCAACACCTTTTGCTACAG GTGCCGCAACTGGATCAGGAGCCAGCTTTGGGACTTTATCT AAGGCGAGAGCAAAAAGCCGCACTGGGCGTCGGTGA
- the LOC140838216 gene encoding nuclear pore complex protein NUP58-like isoform X1, with amino-acid sequence MAFLFTPQPQQQQQQQSPFQSPFNQPNPLQQTTASQPQQQPQSPFQFQLQQQPQSPFQFQLQQSQTPPQLQQPHPQQPQTQQQFYLLTNDKAPATYSTKWAELHPDSQKVLHQIEERILGYRDESQRLDQCSRLYDSSISNNGFENEASSIMQQELGGISVAIDRQKAILQKLMTVVKDMLRNTEGAVRSFMILLPRFLHQNKTAAAGASAPSQTLGAMTTQTSSGHAAANNLLPVLDFYSGVPKKPSPFLHQTVARFEKYISECRQWIEELEQLLFLDGKNSCNPSSSLLQSLPKVLANVHDYFVHVAAKVESIHQHIESMKTAYLADQRRRGDGNNPFLEADRRETAKQEAASRRIHPTLHLPAVSNPTAQATGPLNNSAAPVSSMTTSAPAAVYASSGSASSLFSTPSIATSSPSLFSTPTSSAPVLSLLGTTASPQSSPFSSLSASSSAFPISTPLFSSTPASGVSTFSTPFATGAATGSGASFGTLSKARAKSRTGRR; translated from the exons ATGGCATTCTTGTTCACTCCACAGccacagcagcagcagcagcagcaatcCCCTTTCCAGTCTCCGTTCAACCAACCCAATCCTTTGCAACAGACTACCGCATCGCAACCCCAACAGCAGCCTCAATCCCCGTTCCAGTTTCAACTCCAACAGCAGCCTCAATCCCCGTTCCAGTTTCAACTCCAACAGTCACAAACGCCCCCGCAGCTCCAGCAACCGCACCCTCAGCAACCTCAGACACAGCAGCAGTTTTATCTTCTAACTAATGATAAAGCTCCTGCAACTTACAGTACCAAATGGGCGGAGCTCCATCCCGACTCTCAAAAAGTTCTCCATCAAATTGA GGAGAGAATTTTGGGATACAGAGATGAGAGTCAGCGACTGGATCAGTGTAGCCGGCTCTATGATTCATCCATTTCCAACAACGGGTTTGAGAACGAGGCCAGCTCTATCATGCAG CAGGAACTCGGAGGAATTAGTGTAGCTATAGATAGACAGAAGGCAATTCTACAAAAGCTAATGACTGTTGTCAAAGATATGCTACGAAACACAGAAGGAGCTGTCCGTTCCTTTATGATTTTACTGCCGAGATTTCTTCACCAAAATAAAACGGCTGCTGCAGGTGCTTCTGCACCATCCCAAACTTTAGGAGCAATGACCACACAAACTTCAAGTGGTCATGCTGCGGCAAATAATTTACTGCCAGTACTTGATTTCTACAGTGGTGTACCAAAGAAGCCATCTCCCTTCTTGCACCAAACTGTTGCCAGATTTGAGAAGTATATATCGGAGTGTCGTCAATGGATCGAAGAGTTGGAGCAGTTGCTTTTTTTAGATGGAAAGAACTCTTGCAATCCAAGTTCTTCGCTGTTACAATCCCTGCCTAAAGTCTTGGCAAATGTACATGACTATTTTGTTCATGTTGCAGCAAAG GTTGAAAGTATTCATCAGCATATTGAATCCATGAAAACCGCATATCTTGCTGACCAGCGCCGTCGAGGGGATGGCAACAATCCATTTCTCGAGGCTGATCGACGAGAAACAGCTAAACAGGAGGCTGCCTCTCGAAGGATACACCCAACTCTTCACTTACCTGCAGTTTCAAACCCAACTGCTCAAGCTACTGGACCATTAAACAACTCAGCTGCACCTGTCTCATCAATGACAACCAGTGCTCCTGCTGCTGTATATGCTTCGAGTGGAAGTGCATCCTCACTCTTTTCTACTCCATCCATTGCCACATCATCTCCTTCTCTATTCTCCACTCCCACATCTTCTGCTCCAGTTTTGTCTTTGTTAGGAACCACAGCTTCCCCCCAGTCATCACCATTTAGTTCCTTATCTGCGTCATCCTCAGcatttcccatttccactcccTTGTTTAGTTCAACCCCAGCTTCTGGAGTCTCAACGTTTTCAACACCTTTTGCTACAG GTGCCGCAACTGGATCAGGAGCCAGCTTTGGGACTTTATCT AAGGCGAGAGCAAAAAGCCGCACTGGGCGTCGGTGA
- the LOC140838216 gene encoding nuclear pore complex protein NUP58-like isoform X3 translates to MAFLFTPQPQQQQQQQSPFQSPFNQPNPLQQTTASQPQQQPQSPFQFQLQQQPQSPFQFQLQQSQTPPQLQQPHPQQPQTQQQFYLLTNDKAPATYSTKWAELHPDSQKVLHQIEERILGYRDESQRLDQCSRLYDSSISNNGFENEASSIMQQELGGISVAIDRQKAILQKLMTVVKDMLRNTEGAVRSFMILLPRFLHQNKTAAAGASAPSQTLGAMTTQTSSGHAAANNLLPVLDFYSGVPKKPSPFLHQTVARFEKYISECRQWIEELEQLLFLDGKNSCNPSSSLLQSLPKVLANVHDYFVHVAAKVESIHQHIESMKTAYLADQRRRGDGNNPFLEADRRETAKQEAASRRIHPTLHLPAVSNPTAQATGPLNNSAAPVSSMTTSAPAAVYASSGSASSLFSTPSIATSSPSLFSTPTSSAPVLSLLGTTASPQSSPFSSLSASSSAFPISTPLFSSTPASGVSTFSTPFATGAATGSGASFGTLSARAKSRTGRR, encoded by the exons ATGGCATTCTTGTTCACTCCACAGccacagcagcagcagcagcagcaatcCCCTTTCCAGTCTCCGTTCAACCAACCCAATCCTTTGCAACAGACTACCGCATCGCAACCCCAACAGCAGCCTCAATCCCCGTTCCAGTTTCAACTCCAACAGCAGCCTCAATCCCCGTTCCAGTTTCAACTCCAACAGTCACAAACGCCCCCGCAGCTCCAGCAACCGCACCCTCAGCAACCTCAGACACAGCAGCAGTTTTATCTTCTAACTAATGATAAAGCTCCTGCAACTTACAGTACCAAATGGGCGGAGCTCCATCCCGACTCTCAAAAAGTTCTCCATCAAATTGA GGAGAGAATTTTGGGATACAGAGATGAGAGTCAGCGACTGGATCAGTGTAGCCGGCTCTATGATTCATCCATTTCCAACAACGGGTTTGAGAACGAGGCCAGCTCTATCATGCAG CAGGAACTCGGAGGAATTAGTGTAGCTATAGATAGACAGAAGGCAATTCTACAAAAGCTAATGACTGTTGTCAAAGATATGCTACGAAACACAGAAGGAGCTGTCCGTTCCTTTATGATTTTACTGCCGAGATTTCTTCACCAAAATAAAACGGCTGCTGCAGGTGCTTCTGCACCATCCCAAACTTTAGGAGCAATGACCACACAAACTTCAAGTGGTCATGCTGCGGCAAATAATTTACTGCCAGTACTTGATTTCTACAGTGGTGTACCAAAGAAGCCATCTCCCTTCTTGCACCAAACTGTTGCCAGATTTGAGAAGTATATATCGGAGTGTCGTCAATGGATCGAAGAGTTGGAGCAGTTGCTTTTTTTAGATGGAAAGAACTCTTGCAATCCAAGTTCTTCGCTGTTACAATCCCTGCCTAAAGTCTTGGCAAATGTACATGACTATTTTGTTCATGTTGCAGCAAAG GTTGAAAGTATTCATCAGCATATTGAATCCATGAAAACCGCATATCTTGCTGACCAGCGCCGTCGAGGGGATGGCAACAATCCATTTCTCGAGGCTGATCGACGAGAAACAGCTAAACAGGAGGCTGCCTCTCGAAGGATACACCCAACTCTTCACTTACCTGCAGTTTCAAACCCAACTGCTCAAGCTACTGGACCATTAAACAACTCAGCTGCACCTGTCTCATCAATGACAACCAGTGCTCCTGCTGCTGTATATGCTTCGAGTGGAAGTGCATCCTCACTCTTTTCTACTCCATCCATTGCCACATCATCTCCTTCTCTATTCTCCACTCCCACATCTTCTGCTCCAGTTTTGTCTTTGTTAGGAACCACAGCTTCCCCCCAGTCATCACCATTTAGTTCCTTATCTGCGTCATCCTCAGcatttcccatttccactcccTTGTTTAGTTCAACCCCAGCTTCTGGAGTCTCAACGTTTTCAACACCTTTTGCTACAG GTGCCGCAACTGGATCAGGAGCCAGCTTTGGGACTTTATCT GCGAGAGCAAAAAGCCGCACTGGGCGTCGGTGA
- the LOC140838216 gene encoding nuclear pore complex protein NUP58-like isoform X5, with protein MAFLFTPQPQQQQQQQSPFQSPFNQPNPLQQTTASQPQQQPQSPFQFQLQQQPQSPFQFQLQQSQTPPQLQQPHPQQPQTQQQFYLLTNDKAPATYSTKWAELHPDSQKVLHQIEERILGYRDESQRLDQCSRLYDSSISNNGFENEASSIMQQELGGISVAIDRQKAILQKLMTVVKDMLRNTEGAVRSFMILLPRFLHQNKTAAAGASAPSQTLGAMTTQTSSGHAAANNLLPVLDFYSGVPKKPSPFLHQTVARFEKYISECRQWIEELEQLLFLDGKNSCNPSSSLLQSLPKVLANVHDYFVHVAAKVESIHQHIESMKTAYLADQRRRGDGNNPFLEADRRETAKQEAASRRIHPTLHLPAVSNPTAQATGPLNNSAAPVSSMTTSAPAAVYASSGSASSLFSTPSIATSSPSLFSTPTSSAPVLSLLGTTASPQSSPFSSLSASSSAFPISTPLFSSTPASGVSTFSTPFATGATGSGASFGTLSARAKSRTGRR; from the exons ATGGCATTCTTGTTCACTCCACAGccacagcagcagcagcagcagcaatcCCCTTTCCAGTCTCCGTTCAACCAACCCAATCCTTTGCAACAGACTACCGCATCGCAACCCCAACAGCAGCCTCAATCCCCGTTCCAGTTTCAACTCCAACAGCAGCCTCAATCCCCGTTCCAGTTTCAACTCCAACAGTCACAAACGCCCCCGCAGCTCCAGCAACCGCACCCTCAGCAACCTCAGACACAGCAGCAGTTTTATCTTCTAACTAATGATAAAGCTCCTGCAACTTACAGTACCAAATGGGCGGAGCTCCATCCCGACTCTCAAAAAGTTCTCCATCAAATTGA GGAGAGAATTTTGGGATACAGAGATGAGAGTCAGCGACTGGATCAGTGTAGCCGGCTCTATGATTCATCCATTTCCAACAACGGGTTTGAGAACGAGGCCAGCTCTATCATGCAG CAGGAACTCGGAGGAATTAGTGTAGCTATAGATAGACAGAAGGCAATTCTACAAAAGCTAATGACTGTTGTCAAAGATATGCTACGAAACACAGAAGGAGCTGTCCGTTCCTTTATGATTTTACTGCCGAGATTTCTTCACCAAAATAAAACGGCTGCTGCAGGTGCTTCTGCACCATCCCAAACTTTAGGAGCAATGACCACACAAACTTCAAGTGGTCATGCTGCGGCAAATAATTTACTGCCAGTACTTGATTTCTACAGTGGTGTACCAAAGAAGCCATCTCCCTTCTTGCACCAAACTGTTGCCAGATTTGAGAAGTATATATCGGAGTGTCGTCAATGGATCGAAGAGTTGGAGCAGTTGCTTTTTTTAGATGGAAAGAACTCTTGCAATCCAAGTTCTTCGCTGTTACAATCCCTGCCTAAAGTCTTGGCAAATGTACATGACTATTTTGTTCATGTTGCAGCAAAG GTTGAAAGTATTCATCAGCATATTGAATCCATGAAAACCGCATATCTTGCTGACCAGCGCCGTCGAGGGGATGGCAACAATCCATTTCTCGAGGCTGATCGACGAGAAACAGCTAAACAGGAGGCTGCCTCTCGAAGGATACACCCAACTCTTCACTTACCTGCAGTTTCAAACCCAACTGCTCAAGCTACTGGACCATTAAACAACTCAGCTGCACCTGTCTCATCAATGACAACCAGTGCTCCTGCTGCTGTATATGCTTCGAGTGGAAGTGCATCCTCACTCTTTTCTACTCCATCCATTGCCACATCATCTCCTTCTCTATTCTCCACTCCCACATCTTCTGCTCCAGTTTTGTCTTTGTTAGGAACCACAGCTTCCCCCCAGTCATCACCATTTAGTTCCTTATCTGCGTCATCCTCAGcatttcccatttccactcccTTGTTTAGTTCAACCCCAGCTTCTGGAGTCTCAACGTTTTCAACACCTTTTGCTACAGGT GCAACTGGATCAGGAGCCAGCTTTGGGACTTTATCT GCGAGAGCAAAAAGCCGCACTGGGCGTCGGTGA
- the LOC140838216 gene encoding nuclear pore complex protein NUP58-like isoform X4: MAFLFTPQPQQQQQQQSPFQSPFNQPNPLQQTTASQPQQQPQSPFQFQLQQQPQSPFQFQLQQSQTPPQLQQPHPQQPQTQQQFYLLTNDKAPATYSTKWAELHPDSQKVLHQIEERILGYRDESQRLDQCSRLYDSSISNNGFENEASSIMQQELGGISVAIDRQKAILQKLMTVVKDMLRNTEGAVRSFMILLPRFLHQNKTAAAGASAPSQTLGAMTTQTSSGHAAANNLLPVLDFYSGVPKKPSPFLHQTVARFEKYISECRQWIEELEQLLFLDGKNSCNPSSSLLQSLPKVLANVHDYFVHVAAKVESIHQHIESMKTAYLADQRRRGDGNNPFLEADRRETAKQEAASRRIHPTLHLPAVSNPTAQATGPLNNSAAPVSSMTTSAPAAVYASSGSASSLFSTPSIATSSPSLFSTPTSSAPVLSLLGTTASPQSSPFSSLSASSSAFPISTPLFSSTPASGVSTFSTPFATGATGSGASFGTLSKARAKSRTGRR; this comes from the exons ATGGCATTCTTGTTCACTCCACAGccacagcagcagcagcagcagcaatcCCCTTTCCAGTCTCCGTTCAACCAACCCAATCCTTTGCAACAGACTACCGCATCGCAACCCCAACAGCAGCCTCAATCCCCGTTCCAGTTTCAACTCCAACAGCAGCCTCAATCCCCGTTCCAGTTTCAACTCCAACAGTCACAAACGCCCCCGCAGCTCCAGCAACCGCACCCTCAGCAACCTCAGACACAGCAGCAGTTTTATCTTCTAACTAATGATAAAGCTCCTGCAACTTACAGTACCAAATGGGCGGAGCTCCATCCCGACTCTCAAAAAGTTCTCCATCAAATTGA GGAGAGAATTTTGGGATACAGAGATGAGAGTCAGCGACTGGATCAGTGTAGCCGGCTCTATGATTCATCCATTTCCAACAACGGGTTTGAGAACGAGGCCAGCTCTATCATGCAG CAGGAACTCGGAGGAATTAGTGTAGCTATAGATAGACAGAAGGCAATTCTACAAAAGCTAATGACTGTTGTCAAAGATATGCTACGAAACACAGAAGGAGCTGTCCGTTCCTTTATGATTTTACTGCCGAGATTTCTTCACCAAAATAAAACGGCTGCTGCAGGTGCTTCTGCACCATCCCAAACTTTAGGAGCAATGACCACACAAACTTCAAGTGGTCATGCTGCGGCAAATAATTTACTGCCAGTACTTGATTTCTACAGTGGTGTACCAAAGAAGCCATCTCCCTTCTTGCACCAAACTGTTGCCAGATTTGAGAAGTATATATCGGAGTGTCGTCAATGGATCGAAGAGTTGGAGCAGTTGCTTTTTTTAGATGGAAAGAACTCTTGCAATCCAAGTTCTTCGCTGTTACAATCCCTGCCTAAAGTCTTGGCAAATGTACATGACTATTTTGTTCATGTTGCAGCAAAG GTTGAAAGTATTCATCAGCATATTGAATCCATGAAAACCGCATATCTTGCTGACCAGCGCCGTCGAGGGGATGGCAACAATCCATTTCTCGAGGCTGATCGACGAGAAACAGCTAAACAGGAGGCTGCCTCTCGAAGGATACACCCAACTCTTCACTTACCTGCAGTTTCAAACCCAACTGCTCAAGCTACTGGACCATTAAACAACTCAGCTGCACCTGTCTCATCAATGACAACCAGTGCTCCTGCTGCTGTATATGCTTCGAGTGGAAGTGCATCCTCACTCTTTTCTACTCCATCCATTGCCACATCATCTCCTTCTCTATTCTCCACTCCCACATCTTCTGCTCCAGTTTTGTCTTTGTTAGGAACCACAGCTTCCCCCCAGTCATCACCATTTAGTTCCTTATCTGCGTCATCCTCAGcatttcccatttccactcccTTGTTTAGTTCAACCCCAGCTTCTGGAGTCTCAACGTTTTCAACACCTTTTGCTACAGGT GCAACTGGATCAGGAGCCAGCTTTGGGACTTTATCT AAGGCGAGAGCAAAAAGCCGCACTGGGCGTCGGTGA